Below is a genomic region from Pseudazoarcus pumilus.
ACCTGGTTCGACGTCACCAGATCGAGCGAGGCGTCGGCGAACGAGGTGGCCTGTACGTCCTCGCAGCGCACGCCGTCGACCAACGTGCCCGAGGCCACGCCCTCGAAATACTCGCTGGCGACCACGTCGGGCAGTTCGCGCCGCAGGAAATCCAGCGTCGCGCCGTAGGTCGACATCTCCCACGCCTTACGCACCGGCGTGCCCGCCATGTGCTCGCGGATCACCGGAATCAGGCTCAGATTGGTGCCGTTGGCACGACAGCGCAGACAGCGCGTCATGAACGGATCGGGACGCAGCGACACGAACACGCGCCCGCCGCAATTGGGGCAGCGCCCGCGCCCGACGCGCCAGCCCAGCGGCGAGCCGGCCCAGCCGAGATAGCGTAGCGCGGCGCGCCAGCGTGGAGCGAGGGAGGATGGGATCAACTGGTCGCCACCGGCAAGAGTCGCAGTGGCGCGAACTTAACACGAGCATGTCCAGGCCGGCTGCGACGATTGTGCCGCCGGCGGGGCTCCGCTAGCATCGGTTCGAACGATGTCCGGGCGGGCCGCGGGCGCGCCCTCCAGCCCTCATGCGCGCGGCGCATGCGGCTCACCCTGCGGCCTGCGCCGCAGACCAGACGGAGCGCGCCGACATGACCCTGGTGATCGACTTCCTCAACGACATCCTGTGGGGCTACGTCCTCGTCTACGGTCTGCTCGCGGTGGGCGTGTTCTTCACGCTGCGGCTGGGCTTCCTGCAGTTCCGGCACTTCCCGGAGATGATCCGCTCGATCACCGGCTCGCGCGAACACGACGCCGGCGGCATCACCCCGTTCCAGGCGCTATGCACCAGCCTCGCCTCGCGCGTGGGCACCGGCAATCTCGCGGGTGTCGCGGTGGCGATCGCGCTGGGCGGGCCGGGTGCGATCTTCTGGATGTGGATGGTGGCGCTGGTCGGCATGGCAACGGCCTATGCCGAGAGTACGCTGGCGCAACTGTACAAGGTACGCGGACACAGCGATCACGGCCTGTATCGTGGCGGACCGGCCTTCTACATCGCCCGCGGGCTGAAGATGCCGTGGCTGGCGGTGGCCTTCTCGCTGTGTCTGATCCTCGCCTTCGGGCTGGTCTTCAACGCGGTACAGGCCAATTCCATCGCCGAGGCGATCGAGGGCGCCTTCGGCGTGCCCAAGATGGGGGTGGGCGTGGGCGTCGCGGTGCTCGCCGGCATCGTGATCTTCGGCGGCATCCGCAAGATCGCGCGCGTGGCCGAGCTGGTGATACCCGTCATGGCCGCGCTGTACCTGCTGATGGCGCTCGTCATCCTGGCGATGAACCTCTCCGAGGTGCCGGCCGCCATCGCGCTGATACTCAAGAGCGCCTTCGGCATCGAGCAGGCCTTCGGCGGCGTCCTCGGTGCGATGCTCAACGGCATCAAGCGCGGCCTGTTCTCGAACGAGGCCGGCATGGGCTCGGCCCCCAACATCGCCGCGGTCGCCGTGCCGCAACCCCACCACCCGTCGTCGCAGGGTTTCGTGCAGGCACTGGGCGTGTTCATCGACACCCTCTTGATCTGCACCGCGACGGCCGTCGTGATCCTGCTCTCGGGCGTGTTCACCCCGGGGAGCGAGCTGACCGGCATCGTGCTGACGCAGGCGGCGGTCGAATCGCAGATCGGCAGCTTCGGGCGCTACTTCATCGCCGTCGCGATCTTCTTCTTCGCCTTCACGTCGATCATCGGCAACTATTCCTACGCGGAGAACGCGCTGGCCTACCTCGGCCTGGACGGGCGGACCGGCATCACGGTGCTGCGCTGCGGCGTGCTGGCGATGGTGCTGTGGGGCGCGTGGGAGGCGGTCGCGACGGTGTTCAATGCGGCCGACGCTGCAATGGGTCTGATGGCGACGATCAACCTGATCGCCATCGTCCTGCTGTCCAAACTGGTCGTGAAGCTCACGCGCGACTACTTCGCGCAGAAGGCCGCCGGCCGGGAGCCGCGCTTCAACGCCGACGACTATCCCGAACTGGCCGACCAGATCGACACCACCATCTGGCGCGGCCGCGGGAAGGAATGACCGCCGCCTCACCGTACCGGCGAACCCCAGCTCAGACCTCGCGCGACTGCGGCGGCGCGTCCGCTTGGAGCGGCGACGCCGCCTGACGCTCCGCCTCGAGTCGCGCCTCCTCGGCCTCGACCAGCCGCTGCATGCGCTCCCACATGATGGCCTCGTGCAGTTCGCGCTGGCGACGCTCGTCGCGCAGCGCCTTGAGCAGCGAGGCGGCCATGAACAGCATCAGCACCATGAAGGGAAAGGCGGCGACGATGGACATGGTCTGCAGCGCGGCCAGCCCGCCGGAGAGCAGCAGCACGCCGGCCACCGCCACCTGGATGACGCCCCAGCTCAGGCGCAGAAGGCGGCTGGGCACGAGCGCGCCGCGACTGGTGAACATGCCCAGCACGAAGGTCGCCGAGTTGGCCGAGGTGATCACGAACAGCACGATGAGCACCAGCATCGCCACGCCCAGCACATCGGCGCCGGGCAGCCAGTCGAGCGTCGCGAACAGCGCCGAGCTCATCTCGACGACGACCGCATCGCCGATCCCGGCCCCGTCGAACATCTCGAAGTACAGCGCCGAACCGCCGAAGGTCGCGAACCACAGCGCGCTGAGCAGTACCGGCATGCCGATCACGCCCAGCACGAACTCGCGGATCGTGCGGCCACGCGAGATGCGAGCGATGAAGCTGCCCACGAACGGCGCCCACGACAGCCCCCAGGCCCAGTAGAAGATGGTCCAGCGCTCGACCCAGTCGTCACCCGTGTACGGGGTCATCAGCAGGCTCATGCCGATCATGTTGGCGAAATAGTCGCCGATGGCGTTGGTCATCGCCGCGGTGATGAAGTCGGTCGGCCCCGTGAAGAACACGAACAGCAGCAGCACCGCGGCGAGCACCATGTTGGCATCGCTGACGTAGCGCACGCCGCTCTCCAGCGGAAGCAGCGAACACAGCAGGAACACCACGGTGATGCCACCGAGAATCTTGAGCTGTGGCGCGACGCCGAAGGCCACGTCGCCCACCGCGCCCAGACCGCTGTTGATCTGGATCACCCCCAGGCCCAGGGTGGTCGCGACGCCGAACACCGTGGACACCACCGCCAGCACGTTGATGGCGTGACCCAGCGATCCGCCCGCGCGATCTCCGATGCTGGCACGGAAAGTCTCGCTGATCAGCCCGGGACGCTGCTGACGGAAGCGCACGTAGGCGATCGCCAGGCCGACCACGGCGAAGTTGGCCCACTGGTGAAAGCCCCAGTGGAACAGCGAATACTGCATGGCCAGCCGCGCGGCCTCGGCGCTGCGCGCATCGGCGCGGCCCAGCGGCGGCTCGACGTAATGCGTCATCGGCTCGGCCACGCCCCAGAACACCAGGCCGACGCCCATGCCGGCCGAAAAGATCATGCCCAGCCAGGTCGGATACGAGAACTCGGGCACTTCGCCGTCGGCCCCCAGACGGATGCGGCCATAGTCCGACAGCGCCACGCTGAGGCAGAACACCAGAAAGCCGGTGGTGGCGAAGAGGTAGAGCCAGCCGAAATGCGTCGTCGTGAACTCGAGCGCACGCGCGGCCGAACCGGCCAGCGCATCGGGTCGTGCGACCCCGATGCCGACGAACGCGGCGAGCACCAGCACCGACCATACGAACACCCAACCCGGACCACGCCGTTCCGACACCGCAACTCTCCTGCCAATCACAGCGTGCGATGGTACCCGTGGCACGCGCGACGTCCACCGCACACGGCCTCGACCGGGGCCCGATCAGCGTCGCACGCGGCCTGCGATCCAGCGCAATGGTGCCGTCACCCGCCACGACAGGCTGGCCTCGATGGCACGCAAGCGTTCCGTCGCCTGATGCCACGCCGCGATGTCCGAACGGCGCGCACGCGCGGCCTCGCGCAGGACGATCGCACGCAGGCGTTCGACTTCCGCGCCCGCGTCCGCCCCGTTCGCCGCAGACCGGACCGGGACGAAGGGTTTCAGATCGACGAAGGCCAGCGGGCACTCCTCGCACGTGATCGCCATGACCCGCCCGGCGGGGTCGAGTGCAATGCCTTTGGGCCCACCTTCCTTGGGATTGTGGCGGCCGCGCAGATAGGTCCCGTCGTCGAGCACGCGCAGCGACCGCGCGGCCGTGCGCCGACCCTCCCAGCCCGCGTCACCGCGCGCGAAGAGGTGCACGCAGGGCGCGCCCGCGTCTGCGACGAGGATGTGTCCGTCGTCCGGCATGAAGCGCACACCATGCGGATAGGCGATCCCCTGCAGCACGCCCTCGGGCTCAGATACGGCATCGAGATCGATGCGGTTGCGATACAGGCAGACGCAGTGGTGTTCGTGGTTCGAGATCGCGATCCATGCCCCATCGTGGCTGACGGCGACCCCGTCGGGAACGCCCAGTCCGGCATGCAGCAACACGCAACTGCTGCGGATCGCATAGTCGGCGCGGGCGTCGAGCAGATGACGCGTGACGCGGTCGACGTAGTTGTTGCACACCAGGGCTTCATAGAGATCGGCGCCGACGCGCACGACACTGACCGACCCCGGGGTCATCACCTGGTCCGGCCCCTTCGCACGCAGCGCCTGCAGCACCTCGACTTCGCGCACCCCATCCGCACCGATCCCGGCAGGGGGCTCGACGACCAGCACGTCGCCCTCGCGGTTGGCCACCATCACGGTCCGCTCGTCGATCCAGAACACCCCGTGCGGGCAACGAAAAGCCGCGCAACGCACTTCCACCGCACGCGTCAATGCCAGCTGCGGCACATCGCCGTCACCAATGGTCACATCGATCACCAGCAAGGCATCGCGCCCGAACGCAGCCAGCGCGATGCGCCGCCCGTCGGGCGACCAATGCACGTCCTCGCTGCGGCCGATGGCGGCCAGCGCCGCACGCACGGCCGGCGCCACGTCGAACTGCAGAAAGAGGGCTGAATCCATCGCGGTTGCCCCCCGTTTGCGGAGGAACAATGAAGTGACCCGCAGTATGCCCCCGGACTGGTCATGGCGACAGCGCCGCTTCACGGCACACGGCGCGAAACCGACAAGGAAAGCGCGCCGCGAACGCGGTAACATCGCCCCCACCCGGCGTGCTGCGACACGCCCGCAACCGATACAGGAGAAGCCCATGAGGTGCACCGTCATCGGCTCGCGCTATTTCGGCGCGACCGTGCTCGCGAACCTGCTCGAAGACGGCATGGAGGTCGTGCGCGTGGTCGCACCCGCCGAGGATGACCGACTCGCGCTGGCCGCGACGAAGGCCGGCCTGCCACTGTCCATCCTGGAGAGTCCGCGCACCGTGCCCGGCTCCGCGCTGCAGGAAGACTGCGACCTGATCATCGCCGCGCATACGCACGCCTTCGTCACCGAGGAGGCGCTGGCACGCGCGAAGATCGGCGGCATCGGCTACCACCCTTCGCTGCTGCCGCGCCACCGCGGCATCGCCGCGGTGGAATGGACGTTGCTGGAAGGCGACCCGATCGCCGGGGGCTCGATCTACCACCTGGAAAAGGGCTGGGATGACGGTGCCATCGCCGCGCAGGACTGGTGCTTCGTGCTCAAGGGCGAGAGCGCGCGCGACCTGTGGGAACGCGCGCTGTGCCCGCTGGGCCTGAACCTGGTGCGCAAGGTGGTGCGCCACGCCGCCGAGCACGGCACGCTGCCGGCCCAGGCGCAGGATCCGCGCTTCGCCACGCGCGCGCCGATGATCCGGCGCACGGTCAAGCTCGTCGAACAGGATCAGGCGCTGACGACCTCGCTGGTGGTCACGGTGATCGGCCCGGACAGGCCCGGCATCGTGCGCAAGGTCTCGGACTGCGCGCAGACCGCGGCCGTCAACTGGGCGGACAGTCACATGACCAGCGTCGCCGGGCAGTTCGCCGGCATCGTGCATCTGCAGGTCGCACCGGACGACGCCGACACCGTGATCGCCGCGCTCAGGAAACTCGAGGACGACGGTCTGGCCATCGCCATCGCACGCAGCGACGCGCGTCCGGTGCCTGCCGGGCGCCGCCTGCTGCGCCTGGAACTGGCCGGCCCCGATCGCCCCGGCATCGTGCGCCGGCTGTCCACCAGCCTGGCCGAGCGCGGCGTGAGCATCGAGAACCTCGACACCGAGATCGTCGGCGAGCGTCCGGACGAGCCGCACGTGTTCAAGGTCCACGCCCTGCTCGTGGTGCCCGAGGCGCTGGCCGACGACACCCTGCGCGAGATGCTCGACGGCCTCGGCCACGAGCTGATGGTGGACATCGCGCTCGACGCTCCGGCCTGAGCCCGCACACGGTGAACGCAAACGGGGCGGCCATGGCCGCCCCGTTTCTACGTCTGCATCGCGCTCAGCAGCCGCTCGTGCATTTCGCTGCGCCGTCGAACGCCATCGTGCGTCCCGACAGCGGCAGGTGCACCGGCACCTCGACGGCCTTGATGAAGGCCTCGGTCCTGGTACCCGCCCTCAGCTTGCCGCCTTCGGTGGCCGGCTCGTTGGCGTGCGAGGCGATCACGGCGGCCGGCCTGACCAGATCGTTGATCACATAGGCCGCCTCGCGCGGGCCGGTGGTGAAGGTGCCACCGATATTGAGCACCGCGAGCTTCGCGCCGTAGTGGCCGCGCACCACGTGATCCTGTTCGGCCGTGATGCCGGTATCACCCGACAGATACACGGCCAGCCCATTACTGAAGGTCAGCACATAGCCGCCCGGCGGGCCGACGTAGGCGGTCAGCCCGACCTCGGAGAGCATCTTCGCGTACTCGCTGCCGATGAAAATCGGCGCCAGACCGTTGCTGTGCACGGCCGGCACGCTGGCGATATCCACGCCGCCGACCCGAGTCGACGCGCCGAAGCGCACCAGCTGTACCTGGCTGCGCTCGCCACCGGCCGCTTCCACACGGTTCTGGAAGAAGGCCGGCATCTCGCCGCCGACGATGAACTTCGCCTTCTTGCCGACGACGATGTCGACGCTGTTGGAATTGGGCGTGACCTTGACCGAGAAATCCGGCTTGGCACAGGTGCCGGCGTTGGCTTCGGCCTGGATCGCGTCGCCGAGGTGATCTCCATGCACGTGGCTGAGCAGCACCACGTCGATCCTGCCCAGGCGCGGATCGTCCGGCCCGCGCACGGTGCGTCCGGCGTCGTACAGAATGCGCGTGCCGTCCGGATCCTCGAACACCAGCGCGCGGTCGAGCGGGCAGAATTCGCCGTCGTGACTACCCAGCGGCGTGACCTTGACGGTGTCCGCGTGCGCAAAGGCCGCAGCCGTCATCATCGCTGCCCCGGCGAGCACCGCCGGCCATCGTGTCGCATGCATGCCTGTCTCCTCCCTGATTGCCGGCGAACCGGATAGCGTCATTGAGCGAGAATAGGCGGTACGGGTTCCGCACGCAAAAAAGAACCGGAACGGTCCGGGACCGTTCCGGGGACGTCGCCGGAGAAGCGAAGTGGAAAGCCTGGGCGGCCCGCGCAGGCGGTTTTCGGTCGCAGCTGTGAACACTGCGCGAGCCGCACGAATGGACCGGCCAGGCCACGGCAGCAGGAGACAAGCAATCCATTCGTCATCGACGACGGTAGCCGAGCGCTTCGCCGCAGTCAACACCATGTCATATCTCGGGCGCAATGCCTGCGGCCACGACCGGCGATTCCGCAGGTGCGCGCGTGACCGACGAGCGCGATGTCGAAATCGGCCCTTGCCGTTCGACCACGGTGTGAAGGGCGCCGCCCCGGCCGCCCGCTGCGAGGAGTCCGACGATGCAAGGAGAAACGACGATTCTGGTGGCCACGCGCAAAGGCGCATGGATCTTTCGTGGCGACCCCGCACGCGAGCACTGGCGCGCCGATGGCCCGCATTTCCTGGGTCACATCATCCATCACATGGTGCTCGACCCGCGCGACGGGCGCACCCTGCTGGCGGCGGCCAGCACCGGGCATCTGGGGCCGACGATCTTTCGTTCGACCGACCTTGGCGCGAGCTGGAGCGAGGCCGCCCGCCCGCCGGCTTTCGCCAGGGCGGACGATGGCGCCGGGCGTGCGGTCGGCCAGGTGTTCTGGCTCACGCCGGCCCACGCCAACGAGCCGCACGCGTGGTACGCCGGCACCTCGCCGCAGGGGCTGTTCCGCAGCGACGACGACGGCGACACCTGGCGGCCGTTCTCGTGCATCAACGACGACCCGGACTACCGGCGCTGGATGGGCACGGTGCAGGACGGTACGCCGGACGGGCCCAAGCTGCATTCCATCATCGTCGATCCGCGCGACCCCAAACACCTGTACTTCGCGATGTCGGGTGGCGGCGTGCACGAATCGACCGACGGCGGCGAGACGTTCTCGCCGCTGCTCGAGGGACTCGATGTGGTGGAAGGTTTCGTGCGCAGCGACCCCACCTTCCACGACCCGCACTGCGTACGCATGTGTCCGACCAATCCGGATCGCCTCTACCAGCAGAACCACTGCGGCATCTATCGCCTCGACCGCCCCGCCTCCCGCTGGCAGCGCATCGGCCGCGCCATGCCGGCCGAAGTCGGCGACGTCGGCTTTCCGATGGTCGTGCATCCGCGTGACGCCGACACCGCCTGGGTATTTCCGATGGATGGGCGCGACGTGTGGCCGCGCACCAGCCCGGACGGGCGCCCCGCCGTCTATGCCACGCAGGACGCAGGGGCGAGCTGGCAGCGGCTCGACCAGGGCATGCCGCGCGAACAGGCGTGGTGGACGGTCAAGCGCCAGGCCATGTGCGCGGACGCGCACGATCCCGTCGGCCTGTACTTCGGCACCACCAGTGGCGAGCTGTGGGCCAGTGTCGATGAAGGCGCGCACTGGCGCTGCATCGCCCGCCACCTGCCCGAGATCTACGCCGTCGAGGCGGCGCACACCGCGTGGGTGCGACGATGCAGGTACTGATCCCGACGCCATTACAGTCCTACACCGGAGCCGCGCAAGTCGAGGCCGAAGGCACGACGCTGGACGCGCTGCTCGACGACCTCGATCGCCGTTATCCGGGCATGCGCTTTCGCCTGGTCGACGAACAGGGCCGCACGCGGGCGCACATGCGCATCTTCGTCAATGGAAAGTCGGTATTCGATTTGACGCGCGTGCTCGAGGCGCATGACGAGGTGGCGATCGTGCAGGCCCTGAGCGGCGGCTGAGGCGCGGCGCGTCAGCCCAGCCGCGACATGACCGTGTCACGGAAGCGTTCGGCGCGGGCACGACCGACCGTCTGCTCGAGCATGCGGAACAGCGTCTCGCACTCGGCGGTCAGTTCGTCGCGACTGGCGGCATGTTCGATGCGCGGCGTGAAGGTGTCGGCATCCGGCCCGAGGAAATCGACCAGCGCGGCGGCCACCGCCCGGCGCGTTTCGGCGAAGTCCTCACCCGTCATCCCCGCAGCCGGCGTTGAGTCGGCCGCGACCGCATCCGCGGGCGCGATGAAGCCGCCGTCGACCAGGGTCTGCAAGTGGTCGCGCGCCTCGTCCGGCGCCGGATGGTTGGCCAACAGCTCGCCGACCGAACGCCGGCCATCGATGATGATGAGCATCGCCCGCACGCGTGCCGGCACATGCCGGCCGCGCGTCGCGACCTCCTCGTGGCCGAGCGCGGTCTTGACATAAACGGTTGTTGAATCCATGTTGGACGCCCCCCTCCCGTTTCGGCGGATGCTGCACGCTGTTCTTGCAGCGCACAAGCTGTGGATGACACGGAGGAGCGGGGGTCGAGGCGAGCGGAAGCCGTGAAGCCGCACGTGCGCCGCGGAATCCGTCCATCGCGATTCCATCCGCAGACCCTTTGCCCGCTGATTCCAGCGATGCCCGGAGGCCTCACGCCAAATGCAGACCGACAACAGCAAGACGACGAGCGCCAGCGAGAAAGTCCCTTCCGAGCCTCCGGTGGAAGTGAGCGACACCGAGGAGGTCGTCGTCGAACGCGGGCTGAAATACCTGCAACGCGCCCTGTTGCTGGTCGTCGCGATCATGACGGTGGTCGCCACGGGCATGGAGATCCTGGCGGTGTTCGAAGCCGGTGCGGTCAATCTCGGCGATATCCTGCTGATGTTCCTGTATGCCGAGGTGATCTCCATGGTCGCCGTGTTCTACTCGGGCCGCGGTCTGACCATGGTGTTCCCCATCCTCATCGCGATCACGGCGCTGGCGCGCTTGATCGTACTGCAGGGCAAGGAAATGGACCCGTCCAACATCCTCATCGAGGCCGGCGCGATCTTCCTGCTTGCGCTCGCGGCGGTCGTGCTGCTGCGCTTCGCGCGCAAGTGACGCAGGCCGACAGCGCGCGGCTTCGTGGCGTGCGGCCCCGCTTCAGGTCGCGATCCGCAGAGCCAGGTACGGCACCAGGTTGAACAGCAGGATGCCCAGCTTGTAGATCGCCATGCCCCCGTAGTGTATGGCGTCGAACTGCGCGTCCGGCAGATCGAACCAGCGGCCGTGCAAGCGCCGCACGGTGTTACGCGCGAGCGCGAACCAGGCGAACCACCAGATCAGCACGACGAAGTTGATCAACGTGCTCCAGCCCAGCGCGGCCTGCACGGTTTCCAGAAGCTCGACATTCATCGGCGTATCTCCAAAGCGACGCTAGGCAGCTTGTGACCGAACCGTTATTCCATGCTCAGCGAATACGATGACGACGTCAACTGCGTCGGCTGACAACGACCGCATTCCCTTGCCGAATCCGCGGTAGCCGAACACATCTTCACATGGCGGCTCCCAGGACGATGACCCACGCGGCCGGGCAGGCGAATCGCCCGACTCTGCGCCGACAACGCGCGCGCTGCCGACGTCGAGTCCGTTTGCACCCTGTTTCAATGCAGCGATATTGCGGGCCTTAAGCTGTGCGGTCTGTGATAGCCGGAAAAGATCGGCAATGGCTCAGGAACCGCACAACCTGCAAGATCTGCTCGACCACATCGAGCGCGCCGCACGCAAGCACGACCAAGTCTCCCTGGCGACCGTGATGGAAGCGGTGGGAACGCGCTCGTTCGGCCCGCTGTTGCTGGCCGCGGGTCTCACCACTGCATCTCCGCTGAGCGGCATTCCCGGCGTATCCACCGCCGTCGGGCTGATGGTGCTCCTGATCGCCATGCAGCTGTTATGCG
It encodes:
- a CDS encoding BCCT family transporter; its protein translation is MSERRGPGWVFVWSVLVLAAFVGIGVARPDALAGSAARALEFTTTHFGWLYLFATTGFLVFCLSVALSDYGRIRLGADGEVPEFSYPTWLGMIFSAGMGVGLVFWGVAEPMTHYVEPPLGRADARSAEAARLAMQYSLFHWGFHQWANFAVVGLAIAYVRFRQQRPGLISETFRASIGDRAGGSLGHAINVLAVVSTVFGVATTLGLGVIQINSGLGAVGDVAFGVAPQLKILGGITVVFLLCSLLPLESGVRYVSDANMVLAAVLLLFVFFTGPTDFITAAMTNAIGDYFANMIGMSLLMTPYTGDDWVERWTIFYWAWGLSWAPFVGSFIARISRGRTIREFVLGVIGMPVLLSALWFATFGGSALYFEMFDGAGIGDAVVVEMSSALFATLDWLPGADVLGVAMLVLIVLFVITSANSATFVLGMFTSRGALVPSRLLRLSWGVIQVAVAGVLLLSGGLAALQTMSIVAAFPFMVLMLFMAASLLKALRDERRQRELHEAIMWERMQRLVEAEEARLEAERQAASPLQADAPPQSREV
- a CDS encoding formyltransferase family protein: MRCTVIGSRYFGATVLANLLEDGMEVVRVVAPAEDDRLALAATKAGLPLSILESPRTVPGSALQEDCDLIIAAHTHAFVTEEALARAKIGGIGYHPSLLPRHRGIAAVEWTLLEGDPIAGGSIYHLEKGWDDGAIAAQDWCFVLKGESARDLWERALCPLGLNLVRKVVRHAAEHGTLPAQAQDPRFATRAPMIRRTVKLVEQDQALTTSLVVTVIGPDRPGIVRKVSDCAQTAAVNWADSHMTSVAGQFAGIVHLQVAPDDADTVIAALRKLEDDGLAIAIARSDARPVPAGRRLLRLELAGPDRPGIVRRLSTSLAERGVSIENLDTEIVGERPDEPHVFKVHALLVVPEALADDTLREMLDGLGHELMVDIALDAPA
- a CDS encoding phosphate-starvation-inducible protein PsiE, translated to MQTDNSKTTSASEKVPSEPPVEVSDTEEVVVERGLKYLQRALLLVVAIMTVVATGMEILAVFEAGAVNLGDILLMFLYAEVISMVAVFYSGRGLTMVFPILIAITALARLIVLQGKEMDPSNILIEAGAIFLLALAAVVLLRFARK
- a CDS encoding WD40/YVTN/BNR-like repeat-containing protein, with translation MQGETTILVATRKGAWIFRGDPAREHWRADGPHFLGHIIHHMVLDPRDGRTLLAAASTGHLGPTIFRSTDLGASWSEAARPPAFARADDGAGRAVGQVFWLTPAHANEPHAWYAGTSPQGLFRSDDDGDTWRPFSCINDDPDYRRWMGTVQDGTPDGPKLHSIIVDPRDPKHLYFAMSGGGVHESTDGGETFSPLLEGLDVVEGFVRSDPTFHDPHCVRMCPTNPDRLYQQNHCGIYRLDRPASRWQRIGRAMPAEVGDVGFPMVVHPRDADTAWVFPMDGRDVWPRTSPDGRPAVYATQDAGASWQRLDQGMPREQAWWTVKRQAMCADAHDPVGLYFGTTSGELWASVDEGAHWRCIARHLPEIYAVEAAHTAWVRRCRY
- a CDS encoding MoaD/ThiS family protein, producing MQVLIPTPLQSYTGAAQVEAEGTTLDALLDDLDRRYPGMRFRLVDEQGRTRAHMRIFVNGKSVFDLTRVLEAHDEVAIVQALSGG
- a CDS encoding MBL fold metallo-hydrolase, whose product is MHATRWPAVLAGAAMMTAAAFAHADTVKVTPLGSHDGEFCPLDRALVFEDPDGTRILYDAGRTVRGPDDPRLGRIDVVLLSHVHGDHLGDAIQAEANAGTCAKPDFSVKVTPNSNSVDIVVGKKAKFIVGGEMPAFFQNRVEAAGGERSQVQLVRFGASTRVGGVDIASVPAVHSNGLAPIFIGSEYAKMLSEVGLTAYVGPPGGYVLTFSNGLAVYLSGDTGITAEQDHVVRGHYGAKLAVLNIGGTFTTGPREAAYVINDLVRPAAVIASHANEPATEGGKLRAGTRTEAFIKAVEVPVHLPLSGRTMAFDGAAKCTSGC
- a CDS encoding lactonase family protein produces the protein MDSALFLQFDVAPAVRAALAAIGRSEDVHWSPDGRRIALAAFGRDALLVIDVTIGDGDVPQLALTRAVEVRCAAFRCPHGVFWIDERTVMVANREGDVLVVEPPAGIGADGVREVEVLQALRAKGPDQVMTPGSVSVVRVGADLYEALVCNNYVDRVTRHLLDARADYAIRSSCVLLHAGLGVPDGVAVSHDGAWIAISNHEHHCVCLYRNRIDLDAVSEPEGVLQGIAYPHGVRFMPDDGHILVADAGAPCVHLFARGDAGWEGRRTAARSLRVLDDGTYLRGRHNPKEGGPKGIALDPAGRVMAITCEECPLAFVDLKPFVPVRSAANGADAGAEVERLRAIVLREAARARRSDIAAWHQATERLRAIEASLSWRVTAPLRWIAGRVRR
- a CDS encoding alanine/glycine:cation symporter family protein; translation: MTLVIDFLNDILWGYVLVYGLLAVGVFFTLRLGFLQFRHFPEMIRSITGSREHDAGGITPFQALCTSLASRVGTGNLAGVAVAIALGGPGAIFWMWMVALVGMATAYAESTLAQLYKVRGHSDHGLYRGGPAFYIARGLKMPWLAVAFSLCLILAFGLVFNAVQANSIAEAIEGAFGVPKMGVGVGVAVLAGIVIFGGIRKIARVAELVIPVMAALYLLMALVILAMNLSEVPAAIALILKSAFGIEQAFGGVLGAMLNGIKRGLFSNEAGMGSAPNIAAVAVPQPHHPSSQGFVQALGVFIDTLLICTATAVVILLSGVFTPGSELTGIVLTQAAVESQIGSFGRYFIAVAIFFFAFTSIIGNYSYAENALAYLGLDGRTGITVLRCGVLAMVLWGAWEAVATVFNAADAAMGLMATINLIAIVLLSKLVVKLTRDYFAQKAAGREPRFNADDYPELADQIDTTIWRGRGKE
- a CDS encoding DUF6868 family protein, translated to MNVELLETVQAALGWSTLINFVVLIWWFAWFALARNTVRRLHGRWFDLPDAQFDAIHYGGMAIYKLGILLFNLVPYLALRIAT
- a CDS encoding class I SAM-dependent methyltransferase, translating into MIPSSLAPRWRAALRYLGWAGSPLGWRVGRGRCPNCGGRVFVSLRPDPFMTRCLRCRANGTNLSLIPVIREHMAGTPVRKAWEMSTYGATLDFLRRELPDVVASEYFEGVASGTLVDGVRCEDVQATSFADASLDLVTSNQVFEHVPDDLAGYAECARILRPGGALVFSVPLYDIPVTRRLARIEDGRVIVDGEAEYHDSRASGPKSVLTFWRHSVHDIAARVAAAGFDVALREVRVATSQRHPAFVVYAMRRV